One window from the genome of Cyprinus carpio isolate SPL01 chromosome B1, ASM1834038v1, whole genome shotgun sequence encodes:
- the LOC109109090 gene encoding immunoglobulin-like domain-containing receptor 2 isoform X3, producing the protein MAHRTEYFKALSFLRCWISLLGFTAVSVCEAVQVSVRDERRFAMLFQSVVLPCHYTSVSSQTPVIQWWYKSYCRDRSRDAFRFPDTLAVHGSELGSSAHLDCGDSGRTVRIVASGQGSSITLAEHYKGRDISIINKADLRIGELQWGDSGVYYCKVVISDDLEGQNEAHVELLVLGQTGLADDLLPGFNVEIVPEWVFVSAVVVGSLLVILLVGVCWCQCCPHSCCCYVRCCCCPDTCCCPRHLYEAGKGIKSTPPTPVPMLPPYYIPGMHTMVPIAPPSLIDRPPNLSTAPSLENSGSACSMSELSSLHDVETDFRQPYRQVQKKALPAIPDLDDPADLRATDLSPVHEGRYTRQPQHRNRVADEGPRWNPRSELLQRKAFLERGRTGSVDELEEFAMAYIQQGHHCDIGNREDDYRERERERERERDRYPFYCSKSSPARRPPSPPPLPGKKRDTWDNGQAQRDPRERDQSGRDRRPDYDHALLNSLLERKAKAVKSSASKAGPTEDDSDMPSKDSSERFHSRTPSNQSPRQRTAEDNESLPPYTEKELERSRGAESGQQPFRYTRSGPRPEEQNRPQKVSTLLSRDSLVV; encoded by the exons ATGGCTCACAGAACAGAGTACTTTAAAGCGCTTTCCTTCCTCAGATGCTGGATCTCGCTCTTGGGCTTCACAG CGGTGTCGGTGTGTGAGGCCGTGCAGGTCTCCGTCCGTGACGAGCGGCGCTTTGCTATGCTCTTCCAGTCGGTGGTTCTGCCGTGTCATTACACCAGTGTCTCCTCTCAGACTCCAGTCATCCAGTGGTGGTACAAGTCTTACTGCCGCGATCGAAGCCGTGATGCCTTCCGCTTCCCCGACACGCTGGCGGTCCACGGGTCCGAGCTCGGCTCCTCCGCTCACCTGGACTGCGGGGACAGCGGCCGGACAGTGCGCATCGTGGCGTCTGGACAGGGCTCGTCCATCACACTCGCTGAGCACTACAAGGGACGGGACATTTCCATCATCAACA aggCAGACCTGCGCATCGGTGAGCTGCAGTGGGGTGACAGTGGTGTTTACTACTGTAAAGTGGTGATCTCTGATGATCTGGAGGGACAGAATGAAGCGCATGTGGAGCTGCTGGTGTTGG GTCAGACTGGTTTGGCCGATGATCTTCTGCCTGGGTTTAATGTGGAGATTGTTCCAG AGTGGGTGTTTGTGAGCGCTGTGGTCGTGGGCAGTCTCCTGGTCATTCTGCTGGTGGGTGTTTGCTGGTGTCAGTGCTGTCCTCATTCTTGCTGCTGTTACGTGAGGTGCTGCTGCTGCCCAGACACCTGCTGCTGCCCTCGGCACC TGTATGAAGCAGGAAAAGGGATCAAGTCAACTCCGCCCACACCTGTGCCCATGCTCCCTCCATACTACATACCTGGGATGCACACCATGGTGCCCATCGCTCCGCCCTCGCTCATTGACCGCCCTCCGAACCTGTCCACTGCACCATCACTGGAGAACAGCGGCTCAG cCTGCAGTATGTCCGAGCTGAGTTCGTTACATGATGTAGAAACCGACTTCCGCCAACCCTATCGACAAGTCCAGAAGAAGGCTCTACCAGCCATTCCTGATCTTGATGACCCCGCTGACCTCCGGGCCACAGATTTATCTCCCGTTCACGAGGGACGATACACACGACAGCCACAGCACAGAAATCGTGTGGCGGATGAAGGCCCCAG gTGGAACCCTCGCTCGGAGCTCCTGCAGAGGAAGGCTTTCCTGGAACGAGGACGGACTGGATCTGTGGATGAGCTGGAGGAGTTTGCGATGGCGTATATACAGCAAGGACATCACTGTGACATCGGAAACAGGGAGGACGACTACAGAGAACGAGAGCGAGAACGAGAGCGAGAACGGGATCGTTACCCGTTTTATTGTTCCAAGTCCAGTCCAGCGAGACGTCCCCCCAGCCCTCCGCCCTTACCTGGAAAAAAGCGGGACACTTGGGACAACGGTCAAGCCCAGCGGGATCCACGAGAGCGGGATCAGAGTGGAAGAGATCGCCGGCCAGACTATGACCATGCCCTTCTCAACAGTTTATTGGAACGTAAAGCTAAAGCTGTGAAGAGCAGCGCTTCAAAAGCAGGGCCGACCGAAGACGACTCGGACATGCCTTCCAAAGACAGTAGTGAGCGTTTCCACAGCAGGACTCCCAGCAACCAGTCCCCTCGGCAGCGGACAGCAGAGGACAATGAATCTCTGCCGCCGTACACAGAGAAGGAGCTGGAACGTTCCCGCGGAGCCGAGTCTGGACAACAGCCATTCAGATACACACGCTCCGGTCCCAGGCCGGAGGAGCAGAACCGCCCTCAGAAAGTG AGCACTCTTCTGAGCAGAGACTCTCTTGTAGTTTGA
- the ildr1a gene encoding immunoglobulin-like domain-containing receptor 1a: protein MIVSVLLLSLLTTGILSIQVTLSETEKRTTLFASVTLRCDFSTSAQLQNVVVTWRYKSFCKDPVLDYYSTAYQSALQLGRDPANDCVDSQRTIRTVAQKLGSNEAVLGNEYRDRKIYIQNKADLVIQDVMWWDNGMYFCAVEAPGDTGGDSDQEMKLIVYHWLTVLLIILGALMLILLLCICCCQCCPQKCCCYVRCPCCPETCCCPAKLVMQHRLMKEAQKAMTPWMNGQTMYAPMSNHSSSYQMNPMLYAGSASGKGGMTPVPLPPPHMTAMPPPSVHGNGGPYGTNPVLEYLENQMRGMDVSSPMLQPQPSIPLQHLPPAPQHMPQRVPFSGGPPSMLSALDDGPVSRRAPPGSRGARSSGSSRHYPRPAVQRSYSQEDMLDTRSRPGMYHPRSHSRDDLLAGERRGPRRDDYSPLPRGGSWSSANDEDSRRGGARGRYPPSYSEYEPGKKPARRPEHFSDKSSRSGTSIVI, encoded by the exons ATGATCGTGTCTGTGCTGCTTCTGAGTCTCCTGACCACAG GGATTCTGTCTATCCAGGTCACCCTCTCTGAGACAGAGAAGCGCACGACTCTCTTCGCATCGGTCACCTTGCGCTGTGATTTCTCCACCTCTGCTCAGCTGCAGAATGTGGTGGTCACTTGGAGATACAAATCCTTCTGCAAAGATCCTGTTCTGGACTACTACTCCACAG CGTACCAGTCGGCCCTTCAGTTGGGTCGAGACCCTGCCAATGACTGCGTGGACTCGCAACGCACCATCCGAACCGTGGCTCAGAAACTGGGATCCAATGAGGCAGTGCTGGGCAACGAGTACAGAGATCGCAAAATCTACATTCAGAACA AGGCTGATCTGGTCATTCAGGATGTGATGTGGTGGGATAACGGCATGTATTTCTGCGCTGTGGAAGCACCTGGAGACACAGGCGGAGATTCAGACCAAGAGATGAAGCTCATCGTGTACC ATTGGCTGACGGTTCTCCTCATCATCCTCGGCGCGCTGATGCTCATCCTCCTCTTGTGTATCTGCTGCTGTCAGTGCTGTCCGCAGAAGTGCTGCTGTTACGTGCGCTGCCCCTGCTGCCCAGAGACCTGCTGCTGCCCCGCAAAAC tggtgaTGCAGCACAGGCTGATGAAGGAGGCGCAGAAGGCCATGACTCCGTGGATGAACGGACAGACGATGTACGCACCGATGAGCAACCACAGCTCCTCGTATCAGATGAACCCCATGCTGTACGCAG GATCAGCATCAGGCAAAGGTGGGATGACGCCTGTGCCGCTGCCGCCTCCACACATGACAGCGATGCCTCCTCCCAGCGTTCACGGTAACGGCGGCCCTTACGGGACGAATCCGGTGCTGGAGTATCTGGAGAACCAGATGCGGGGCATGGACGTCTCCAGCCCAATGCTCCAGCCGCAGCCCTCCATCCCACTGCAGCATCTCCCTCCTGCTCCCCAACACATGCCCCAGCGTGTGCCCTTCTCCGGCGGGCCCCCCAGCATGCTCTCCGCTCTAGACGACGGCCCCGTCTCCCGCAGGGCCCCGCCCGGCTCTCGAGGAGCCCGCTCCAGCGGCTCGTCCCGCCACTATCCTCGGCCGGCCGTCCAGCGCAGCTACAGTCAGGAGGACATGCTGGACACTCGGAGCCGGCCCGGAATGTACCATCCCCGCTCTCACTCCAGAGACGACCTGCTGGCCGGTGAGCGCCGGGGCCCGAGACGAGACGATTACTCCCCTCTGCCCCGCGGCGGCTCCTGGAGCTCAGCCAACGACGAGGACAGCAGACGCGGAGGCGCTCGAGGCCGTTATCCTCCCAGCTACAGCGAGTACGAGCCGGGGAAGAAGCCTGCGAGGCGGCCTGAGCACTTCTCT GATAAGAGTTCTCGCAGCGGCACCAGTATAGTCATCTGA
- the LOC109109090 gene encoding immunoglobulin-like domain-containing receptor 2 isoform X2: MAHRTEYFKALSFLRCWISLLGFTAVSVCEAVQVSVRDERRFAMLFQSVVLPCHYTSVSSQTPVIQWWYKSYCRDRSRDAFRFPDTLAVHGSELGSSAHLDCGDSGRTVRIVASGQGSSITLAEHYKGRDISIINKADLRIGELQWGDSGVYYCKVVISDDLEGQNEAHVELLVLEWVFVSAVVVGSLLVILLVGVCWCQCCPHSCCCYVRCCCCPDTCCCPRHLYEAGKGIKSTPPTPVPMLPPYYIPGMHTMVPIAPPSLIDRPPNLSTAPSLENSGSVRSGFHLQPASVQSSLKVLQFVEKQLAQFNPSQTLSSSPNSCSMSELSSLHDVETDFRQPYRQVQKKALPAIPDLDDPADLRATDLSPVHEGRYTRQPQHRNRVADEGPRWNPRSELLQRKAFLERGRTGSVDELEEFAMAYIQQGHHCDIGNREDDYRERERERERERDRYPFYCSKSSPARRPPSPPPLPGKKRDTWDNGQAQRDPRERDQSGRDRRPDYDHALLNSLLERKAKAVKSSASKAGPTEDDSDMPSKDSSERFHSRTPSNQSPRQRTAEDNESLPPYTEKELERSRGAESGQQPFRYTRSGPRPEEQNRPQKVSTLLSRDSLVV; this comes from the exons ATGGCTCACAGAACAGAGTACTTTAAAGCGCTTTCCTTCCTCAGATGCTGGATCTCGCTCTTGGGCTTCACAG CGGTGTCGGTGTGTGAGGCCGTGCAGGTCTCCGTCCGTGACGAGCGGCGCTTTGCTATGCTCTTCCAGTCGGTGGTTCTGCCGTGTCATTACACCAGTGTCTCCTCTCAGACTCCAGTCATCCAGTGGTGGTACAAGTCTTACTGCCGCGATCGAAGCCGTGATGCCTTCCGCTTCCCCGACACGCTGGCGGTCCACGGGTCCGAGCTCGGCTCCTCCGCTCACCTGGACTGCGGGGACAGCGGCCGGACAGTGCGCATCGTGGCGTCTGGACAGGGCTCGTCCATCACACTCGCTGAGCACTACAAGGGACGGGACATTTCCATCATCAACA aggCAGACCTGCGCATCGGTGAGCTGCAGTGGGGTGACAGTGGTGTTTACTACTGTAAAGTGGTGATCTCTGATGATCTGGAGGGACAGAATGAAGCGCATGTGGAGCTGCTGGTGTTGG AGTGGGTGTTTGTGAGCGCTGTGGTCGTGGGCAGTCTCCTGGTCATTCTGCTGGTGGGTGTTTGCTGGTGTCAGTGCTGTCCTCATTCTTGCTGCTGTTACGTGAGGTGCTGCTGCTGCCCAGACACCTGCTGCTGCCCTCGGCACC TGTATGAAGCAGGAAAAGGGATCAAGTCAACTCCGCCCACACCTGTGCCCATGCTCCCTCCATACTACATACCTGGGATGCACACCATGGTGCCCATCGCTCCGCCCTCGCTCATTGACCGCCCTCCGAACCTGTCCACTGCACCATCACTGGAGAACAGCGGCTCAG TGCGGAGTGGTTTCCATCTGCAGCCTGCGTCAGTTCAGAGCTCTCTGAAGGTGCTGCAGTTCGTGGAGAAGCAGCTCGCTCAGTTTAACCCATCACAGACACTTAGCAGCAGTCCAAACT cCTGCAGTATGTCCGAGCTGAGTTCGTTACATGATGTAGAAACCGACTTCCGCCAACCCTATCGACAAGTCCAGAAGAAGGCTCTACCAGCCATTCCTGATCTTGATGACCCCGCTGACCTCCGGGCCACAGATTTATCTCCCGTTCACGAGGGACGATACACACGACAGCCACAGCACAGAAATCGTGTGGCGGATGAAGGCCCCAG gTGGAACCCTCGCTCGGAGCTCCTGCAGAGGAAGGCTTTCCTGGAACGAGGACGGACTGGATCTGTGGATGAGCTGGAGGAGTTTGCGATGGCGTATATACAGCAAGGACATCACTGTGACATCGGAAACAGGGAGGACGACTACAGAGAACGAGAGCGAGAACGAGAGCGAGAACGGGATCGTTACCCGTTTTATTGTTCCAAGTCCAGTCCAGCGAGACGTCCCCCCAGCCCTCCGCCCTTACCTGGAAAAAAGCGGGACACTTGGGACAACGGTCAAGCCCAGCGGGATCCACGAGAGCGGGATCAGAGTGGAAGAGATCGCCGGCCAGACTATGACCATGCCCTTCTCAACAGTTTATTGGAACGTAAAGCTAAAGCTGTGAAGAGCAGCGCTTCAAAAGCAGGGCCGACCGAAGACGACTCGGACATGCCTTCCAAAGACAGTAGTGAGCGTTTCCACAGCAGGACTCCCAGCAACCAGTCCCCTCGGCAGCGGACAGCAGAGGACAATGAATCTCTGCCGCCGTACACAGAGAAGGAGCTGGAACGTTCCCGCGGAGCCGAGTCTGGACAACAGCCATTCAGATACACACGCTCCGGTCCCAGGCCGGAGGAGCAGAACCGCCCTCAGAAAGTG AGCACTCTTCTGAGCAGAGACTCTCTTGTAGTTTGA
- the LOC109109090 gene encoding immunoglobulin-like domain-containing receptor 2 isoform X1, protein MAHRTEYFKALSFLRCWISLLGFTAVSVCEAVQVSVRDERRFAMLFQSVVLPCHYTSVSSQTPVIQWWYKSYCRDRSRDAFRFPDTLAVHGSELGSSAHLDCGDSGRTVRIVASGQGSSITLAEHYKGRDISIINKADLRIGELQWGDSGVYYCKVVISDDLEGQNEAHVELLVLGQTGLADDLLPGFNVEIVPEWVFVSAVVVGSLLVILLVGVCWCQCCPHSCCCYVRCCCCPDTCCCPRHLYEAGKGIKSTPPTPVPMLPPYYIPGMHTMVPIAPPSLIDRPPNLSTAPSLENSGSVRSGFHLQPASVQSSLKVLQFVEKQLAQFNPSQTLSSSPNSCSMSELSSLHDVETDFRQPYRQVQKKALPAIPDLDDPADLRATDLSPVHEGRYTRQPQHRNRVADEGPRWNPRSELLQRKAFLERGRTGSVDELEEFAMAYIQQGHHCDIGNREDDYRERERERERERDRYPFYCSKSSPARRPPSPPPLPGKKRDTWDNGQAQRDPRERDQSGRDRRPDYDHALLNSLLERKAKAVKSSASKAGPTEDDSDMPSKDSSERFHSRTPSNQSPRQRTAEDNESLPPYTEKELERSRGAESGQQPFRYTRSGPRPEEQNRPQKVSTLLSRDSLVV, encoded by the exons ATGGCTCACAGAACAGAGTACTTTAAAGCGCTTTCCTTCCTCAGATGCTGGATCTCGCTCTTGGGCTTCACAG CGGTGTCGGTGTGTGAGGCCGTGCAGGTCTCCGTCCGTGACGAGCGGCGCTTTGCTATGCTCTTCCAGTCGGTGGTTCTGCCGTGTCATTACACCAGTGTCTCCTCTCAGACTCCAGTCATCCAGTGGTGGTACAAGTCTTACTGCCGCGATCGAAGCCGTGATGCCTTCCGCTTCCCCGACACGCTGGCGGTCCACGGGTCCGAGCTCGGCTCCTCCGCTCACCTGGACTGCGGGGACAGCGGCCGGACAGTGCGCATCGTGGCGTCTGGACAGGGCTCGTCCATCACACTCGCTGAGCACTACAAGGGACGGGACATTTCCATCATCAACA aggCAGACCTGCGCATCGGTGAGCTGCAGTGGGGTGACAGTGGTGTTTACTACTGTAAAGTGGTGATCTCTGATGATCTGGAGGGACAGAATGAAGCGCATGTGGAGCTGCTGGTGTTGG GTCAGACTGGTTTGGCCGATGATCTTCTGCCTGGGTTTAATGTGGAGATTGTTCCAG AGTGGGTGTTTGTGAGCGCTGTGGTCGTGGGCAGTCTCCTGGTCATTCTGCTGGTGGGTGTTTGCTGGTGTCAGTGCTGTCCTCATTCTTGCTGCTGTTACGTGAGGTGCTGCTGCTGCCCAGACACCTGCTGCTGCCCTCGGCACC TGTATGAAGCAGGAAAAGGGATCAAGTCAACTCCGCCCACACCTGTGCCCATGCTCCCTCCATACTACATACCTGGGATGCACACCATGGTGCCCATCGCTCCGCCCTCGCTCATTGACCGCCCTCCGAACCTGTCCACTGCACCATCACTGGAGAACAGCGGCTCAG TGCGGAGTGGTTTCCATCTGCAGCCTGCGTCAGTTCAGAGCTCTCTGAAGGTGCTGCAGTTCGTGGAGAAGCAGCTCGCTCAGTTTAACCCATCACAGACACTTAGCAGCAGTCCAAACT cCTGCAGTATGTCCGAGCTGAGTTCGTTACATGATGTAGAAACCGACTTCCGCCAACCCTATCGACAAGTCCAGAAGAAGGCTCTACCAGCCATTCCTGATCTTGATGACCCCGCTGACCTCCGGGCCACAGATTTATCTCCCGTTCACGAGGGACGATACACACGACAGCCACAGCACAGAAATCGTGTGGCGGATGAAGGCCCCAG gTGGAACCCTCGCTCGGAGCTCCTGCAGAGGAAGGCTTTCCTGGAACGAGGACGGACTGGATCTGTGGATGAGCTGGAGGAGTTTGCGATGGCGTATATACAGCAAGGACATCACTGTGACATCGGAAACAGGGAGGACGACTACAGAGAACGAGAGCGAGAACGAGAGCGAGAACGGGATCGTTACCCGTTTTATTGTTCCAAGTCCAGTCCAGCGAGACGTCCCCCCAGCCCTCCGCCCTTACCTGGAAAAAAGCGGGACACTTGGGACAACGGTCAAGCCCAGCGGGATCCACGAGAGCGGGATCAGAGTGGAAGAGATCGCCGGCCAGACTATGACCATGCCCTTCTCAACAGTTTATTGGAACGTAAAGCTAAAGCTGTGAAGAGCAGCGCTTCAAAAGCAGGGCCGACCGAAGACGACTCGGACATGCCTTCCAAAGACAGTAGTGAGCGTTTCCACAGCAGGACTCCCAGCAACCAGTCCCCTCGGCAGCGGACAGCAGAGGACAATGAATCTCTGCCGCCGTACACAGAGAAGGAGCTGGAACGTTCCCGCGGAGCCGAGTCTGGACAACAGCCATTCAGATACACACGCTCCGGTCCCAGGCCGGAGGAGCAGAACCGCCCTCAGAAAGTG AGCACTCTTCTGAGCAGAGACTCTCTTGTAGTTTGA